A section of the Trichomycterus rosablanca isolate fTriRos1 chromosome 6, fTriRos1.hap1, whole genome shotgun sequence genome encodes:
- the tnni1b gene encoding troponin I type 1b (skeletal, slow) isoform X1, which produces MRNLIRQPSYPQIKDRKKSKISASRKLMLKSLMVAKAKEMLEQELLEKEEEKERYLEEKAPPVETSGMSFAELQELCRDLHAKIDVVDEERYDIEAKVLHNTRAIKDLNIKVLDLRGKFKRPNLRRVRVSADAILRSLLGSKHKVSLDLRANLKSVKKEDTEKEKTVEVSDWRKNVEAMSGMEGRKKMFDAAQ; this is translated from the exons atgaggaatctcATACGCCAGCCTTCCTACCCTCAGATAAAAGATAGA AAGAAATCCAAGATTTCAGCCTCTCGCAAGCTAATGCTTAAG AGTCTGATGGTTGCTAAAGCTAAAGAGATGCTGGAGCAAGAGCTGCTTGAaaaggaggaggagaaggagagGTATCTGGAGGAGAAAGCTCCTCCTGTAGAGACTAGTGGAATGTCCTTTGCTGAGCTCCAG GAACTGTGTCGAGATCTCCATGCCAAGATAGATGTGGTTGATGAGGAGCGCTACGACATTGAAGCTAAAGTGCTGCACAACACCAGAGCG ATAAAAGATCTAAACATTAAAGTGTTAGACCTGAGAGGAAAATTCAAGCGGCCCAACCTGAGAAGAGTGAGGGTATCAGCAGATGCCATCCTGCGTTCTCTTTTAGGTTCCAAACACAAGGTTTCTCTAGACCTCAGAGCAAATCTCAAATCTGTCAAGAAAGAGGACACAGAGAAG GAAAAGACAGTGGAGGTTAGTGACTGGAGGAAAAATGTGGAGGCTATGTCTGGAATGGAAGGCCGCAAGAAAATGTTTGATGCTGCACAATAA
- the tnni1b gene encoding troponin I type 1b (skeletal, slow) isoform X2, producing MYTFYIHQKKSKISASRKLMLKSLMVAKAKEMLEQELLEKEEEKERYLEEKAPPVETSGMSFAELQELCRDLHAKIDVVDEERYDIEAKVLHNTRAIKDLNIKVLDLRGKFKRPNLRRVRVSADAILRSLLGSKHKVSLDLRANLKSVKKEDTEKEKTVEVSDWRKNVEAMSGMEGRKKMFDAAQ from the exons ATGTACACTTTTTATATCCATCAGAAGAAATCCAAGATTTCAGCCTCTCGCAAGCTAATGCTTAAG AGTCTGATGGTTGCTAAAGCTAAAGAGATGCTGGAGCAAGAGCTGCTTGAaaaggaggaggagaaggagagGTATCTGGAGGAGAAAGCTCCTCCTGTAGAGACTAGTGGAATGTCCTTTGCTGAGCTCCAG GAACTGTGTCGAGATCTCCATGCCAAGATAGATGTGGTTGATGAGGAGCGCTACGACATTGAAGCTAAAGTGCTGCACAACACCAGAGCG ATAAAAGATCTAAACATTAAAGTGTTAGACCTGAGAGGAAAATTCAAGCGGCCCAACCTGAGAAGAGTGAGGGTATCAGCAGATGCCATCCTGCGTTCTCTTTTAGGTTCCAAACACAAGGTTTCTCTAGACCTCAGAGCAAATCTCAAATCTGTCAAGAAAGAGGACACAGAGAAG GAAAAGACAGTGGAGGTTAGTGACTGGAGGAAAAATGTGGAGGCTATGTCTGGAATGGAAGGCCGCAAGAAAATGTTTGATGCTGCACAATAA